Proteins from one Planctomyces sp. SH-PL62 genomic window:
- a CDS encoding serine/threonine-protein kinase — MTPERWRRVGDLFDEALRLAPDDRTAWLRAACGDDAELLDATARLLARDVQAERDGFLAPPSPEETATWPPDPGPEPADVAPGRGFTPYSAIQAATGSPPSLGGRDLARRRLQGLTTTCLLITLLILGWKYMVLGDPDPTQAVPYVLLTAGLGVLVALLQGPRRFSPSAFEAIELGMIGSVAAVYSFAQYRTMLDFSLRNDPIRVQLVFSHRVLVSTILILSYGIYAPASWRRAVVVVGSIALLPFATLALLLVRHPDLMRSMARLGLERGSTALAHFGFDAMLLLILAAWSTHGAYTITRLRRQAREARRLGQYRLGERLGAGGMGEVYLAEHRFLKRPCALKLIRPGFDPDGKILERFEREVRITAELSHPNTVEIYDYGRTEEGEYFYVMEYLPGLSLDRLVQRHGPLPPGRVVYLLRQVCLALAEAHAAGLVHRDIKPSNIFASRRGGADDVAKLLDFGLVRPLSADRSPDPSEEGQILGTPLFMSPEQARGDPEIDARSDVYSLGAVAYHLLTGEAPFTGGGTIGILLAVVRDPAQSPSRRRPEVPEDLDRLVLKCLEKRPDDRFPDVLTLERALAACSCVGEWDAARAADWWRTEEPATQDRRSPPTTV; from the coding sequence ATGACCCCCGAGCGCTGGCGCCGCGTCGGCGATCTCTTCGACGAGGCCCTGCGCCTCGCCCCCGACGACCGAACGGCCTGGCTCCGCGCCGCCTGCGGCGACGACGCCGAGCTGCTCGACGCGACCGCCCGCCTCCTCGCCCGCGACGTACAGGCCGAGCGCGACGGCTTCCTGGCCCCCCCCTCCCCGGAAGAGACGGCCACCTGGCCGCCCGACCCGGGGCCCGAGCCGGCCGACGTCGCTCCCGGCCGGGGGTTCACGCCGTATTCGGCCATCCAGGCCGCGACCGGATCGCCCCCCTCGCTCGGCGGCCGAGACCTGGCGCGTCGACGGCTGCAAGGGCTGACGACCACCTGCCTCCTCATCACGCTCCTGATCCTCGGCTGGAAATACATGGTGCTGGGGGACCCCGATCCCACCCAGGCCGTCCCTTACGTTTTGCTCACCGCCGGCCTGGGCGTCCTGGTCGCGCTCTTGCAGGGCCCTCGCCGCTTCTCGCCGTCGGCGTTCGAGGCGATCGAGCTGGGGATGATCGGGTCGGTCGCCGCCGTCTATTCGTTCGCCCAGTACCGGACGATGCTCGACTTCTCGCTCCGGAACGACCCCATCCGCGTGCAGCTCGTGTTCAGCCACCGGGTGCTCGTCTCGACGATACTGATCCTCTCGTACGGGATCTACGCCCCGGCGAGCTGGCGGCGGGCCGTCGTGGTCGTCGGCTCGATCGCCCTCCTCCCGTTCGCCACGCTCGCGCTGCTACTCGTCCGCCACCCCGACCTGATGCGGTCGATGGCCCGCCTGGGCCTAGAACGCGGCAGCACGGCGCTGGCCCACTTCGGCTTCGACGCGATGCTGCTGCTGATCCTCGCCGCCTGGTCCACCCACGGAGCCTACACGATCACCCGGCTGCGTCGGCAGGCCCGCGAGGCGCGTCGGCTCGGCCAGTACCGGCTGGGCGAGCGGCTCGGCGCGGGGGGGATGGGGGAGGTCTACCTGGCCGAGCACCGGTTCCTCAAGCGGCCCTGCGCCCTCAAGCTGATCCGTCCCGGCTTCGATCCGGACGGCAAGATCCTGGAGCGCTTCGAACGCGAGGTCCGGATCACCGCCGAGCTCTCCCACCCCAACACGGTGGAGATCTACGACTACGGCCGGACCGAGGAGGGCGAGTACTTCTACGTCATGGAGTACCTGCCGGGCCTGAGCCTGGACCGCCTCGTGCAGCGGCACGGGCCGCTCCCCCCGGGACGGGTCGTCTACCTGCTCCGGCAGGTCTGCCTCGCGCTGGCCGAGGCGCACGCGGCCGGGCTGGTGCATCGCGACATCAAGCCCTCGAACATCTTCGCATCGCGCCGGGGGGGCGCGGACGACGTGGCCAAGCTGCTCGACTTCGGCCTGGTCCGGCCCCTCTCCGCGGACCGTTCGCCGGATCCGAGCGAAGAGGGCCAGATCCTCGGCACCCCCCTGTTCATGTCGCCCGAGCAGGCGAGGGGCGACCCGGAGATCGACGCCCGCAGCGACGTCTACTCGCTCGGCGCGGTCGCGTATCACCTGCTCACCGGCGAGGCCCCGTTCACGGGCGGCGGGACGATCGGCATCCTGCTCGCCGTCGTCCGCGACCCCGCTCAGTCCCCATCGCGACGCCGCCCCGAGGTCCCCGAGGATCTCGACCGCCTCGTCCTGAAGTGCCTGGAGAAACGGCCCGACGACCGCTTCCCCGACGTCCTGACGCTCGAACGGGCCCTGGCCGCCTGCTCCTGCGTCGGCGAGTGGGACGCGGCGCGGGCCGCCGACTGGTGGCGGACCGAGGAGCCCGCGACGCAAGATCGACGATCCCCCCCGACGACCGTATGA
- the ureG gene encoding urease accessory protein UreG: protein MAKNITRIGVGGPVGSGKTAIIEAITPKLLSMGSRILIITNDVVTTEDAKHVQRTLKGVLIEERILGVETGACPHTAVREDPSMNLAAVEDMEARFPDTDLVLIESGGDNLTLTFSPALVDFFIYVIDVAAGDKIPRKNGPGITQSDILVINKTDLAPHVGASLEVMEKDSRLMRGDKPFVFTNCKTGEGIDDLIELIRENILFDLELKAPA from the coding sequence ATGGCGAAGAATATCACGAGGATCGGCGTGGGGGGCCCCGTCGGGTCCGGCAAGACGGCGATCATCGAGGCGATCACGCCCAAGCTCCTGAGCATGGGCTCGCGCATCCTCATCATCACCAACGACGTCGTGACCACCGAGGACGCCAAGCACGTCCAGCGCACGCTCAAGGGGGTCCTGATCGAGGAGCGGATCCTCGGCGTGGAGACCGGCGCCTGCCCCCACACGGCCGTCCGCGAGGACCCCAGCATGAACCTCGCCGCCGTCGAGGACATGGAGGCCCGCTTCCCGGACACCGACCTCGTCCTGATCGAGAGCGGCGGGGACAACCTCACGCTCACCTTCAGCCCGGCCCTGGTGGACTTCTTCATCTATGTCATCGACGTCGCCGCCGGCGACAAGATCCCCCGCAAGAACGGGCCCGGCATCACCCAGTCCGACATCCTCGTGATCAACAAGACCGACCTGGCCCCCCACGTCGGCGCCAGCCTGGAGGTCATGGAGAAGGACTCCCGGCTGATGCGCGGCGATAAGCCGTTCGTCTTCACCAACTGCAAGACGGGCGAGGGGATCGACGACCTGATCGAGCTGATCCGCGAGAACATCCTCTTCGACCTCGAACTGAAGGCCCCGGCGTGA
- the ureB gene encoding urease subunit beta produces the protein MADPEKKPDEPGVGEWTRPFEAAPHAEKGAKVPVGGLILAEGDIEINAGRPTLTLKVRNTGDRPIQVGSHFHFFEVNRYLDFDRPKTFGMRLDVPATTAIRFEPGDEKEVTLVPMGGKQFCFGFNNLVDGWTGIGPNPDYMPNYEAAVRRAGERGFKSTES, from the coding sequence ATGGCCGATCCTGAGAAGAAACCCGACGAACCCGGCGTGGGCGAGTGGACACGGCCGTTCGAGGCCGCGCCCCATGCCGAAAAAGGCGCGAAAGTCCCGGTCGGCGGCCTGATCCTGGCGGAGGGCGACATCGAGATCAATGCGGGCCGCCCCACGTTGACGCTCAAGGTCCGCAACACCGGCGACCGGCCGATCCAGGTGGGCTCCCATTTCCACTTCTTCGAGGTCAACCGCTACCTCGACTTCGATCGGCCCAAGACCTTCGGCATGCGGCTGGACGTCCCGGCGACCACCGCCATCCGGTTCGAGCCCGGCGACGAGAAGGAAGTGACGCTGGTCCCCATGGGGGGCAAGCAGTTCTGCTTCGGCTTCAACAACCTGGTCGACGGTTGGACGGGGATCGGGCCGAACCCGGACTACATGCCCAACTATGAGGCGGCGGTCCGGCGGGCGGGCGAACGGGGCTTCAAGTCGACCGAATCCTGA
- the ureE gene encoding urease accessory protein UreE (involved in the assembly of the urease metallocenter; possible nickel donor) yields MLLVEKPLGNADDPAWAQLLEGAVIDPLHLDQWQAQKNRFRLKTASGAEIAVSLERNTHLRDGDVLAWDEPNLTAIVARISLKDVMVVRLDGVLGQPAEILARTCVELGHALGNQHWPAVVKGTSVYVPLTVDRKVMASVMKTHAFEGIAYDFVPGAEVIPFLAPHESRRLFGGANATPHSHVHDHEHDHDHGHDHGHGHHHH; encoded by the coding sequence ATGCTCCTGGTCGAAAAACCGCTCGGCAACGCCGACGACCCGGCCTGGGCCCAGCTCCTGGAGGGGGCCGTCATCGACCCCCTCCACCTGGACCAGTGGCAGGCCCAGAAGAACCGTTTCCGGCTCAAGACCGCGTCGGGCGCCGAGATCGCCGTGTCGCTGGAGCGCAACACGCACCTGCGCGACGGCGACGTGCTCGCCTGGGACGAGCCCAACCTGACCGCGATCGTCGCCCGGATCAGCCTCAAGGACGTGATGGTCGTCCGCCTCGACGGCGTGCTCGGCCAGCCGGCCGAGATCCTGGCGCGCACCTGCGTCGAGCTGGGCCATGCGCTGGGGAACCAGCACTGGCCGGCCGTCGTCAAGGGGACCTCGGTCTACGTCCCCCTCACGGTCGACCGCAAGGTCATGGCCTCGGTCATGAAGACTCACGCGTTCGAGGGGATCGCCTACGACTTCGTCCCCGGGGCCGAGGTCATCCCGTTCCTCGCCCCGCACGAGTCCCGCCGCCTCTTCGGCGGCGCCAACGCCACGCCGCATTCCCACGTCCACGACCACGAACACGATCATGACCACGGCCACGATCATGGCCACGGCCATCATCATCACTGA
- a CDS encoding ECF-type sigma factor, whose protein sequence is MESRGELTHILDRARVGDEQARDELLARMYDELRRVAGRMMSRERSDHTLSPTAVVHEAVIRLLGEEVFEKADDRGFVLASAARAMREVLIDHARRRKAGRRGGAWRRVPLDGVVDYFEEQGLDVVAVHESLDRLAAMSERQAQVMTLRYFAGMTVPEVAAALDVAVVTVERDWRLARAWLGDQLGRGDG, encoded by the coding sequence ATGGAATCTCGCGGCGAGTTGACCCACATCCTGGATCGGGCGCGCGTCGGCGACGAGCAGGCTCGCGACGAGCTGCTGGCGCGGATGTACGACGAGCTGAGGCGCGTCGCCGGGCGGATGATGAGCCGCGAGCGTTCGGACCACACCCTCTCGCCGACCGCGGTCGTCCATGAGGCCGTGATCCGCCTGCTGGGCGAGGAGGTCTTCGAGAAGGCCGACGACCGGGGCTTCGTCCTGGCCTCGGCCGCGAGGGCGATGCGCGAGGTCCTCATCGACCACGCCCGACGACGGAAGGCCGGTCGTCGGGGAGGCGCCTGGCGTCGGGTGCCGCTCGACGGCGTGGTCGACTACTTCGAGGAGCAAGGGCTGGACGTGGTCGCCGTCCACGAGTCGCTCGACCGCCTGGCCGCGATGAGCGAGCGCCAGGCCCAGGTGATGACCCTTCGCTACTTCGCGGGGATGACCGTCCCCGAGGTCGCCGCCGCGCTCGACGTCGCCGTGGTGACGGTCGAGCGCGACTGGAGGCTGGCGCGGGCCTGGCTCGGGGACCAGCTCGGTAGGGGGGACGGATGA
- a CDS encoding urease accessory protein UreF, whose amino-acid sequence MRVLQFGDSLLPVGAFSFSNGLESAVQLGVVRDLDSLREFVKAAVEQAATSDGVAVLSAFRAAAAGDVEGIDRADHAVFDRKLNEEMRTMTVRMGRKLAEMADRVLGPSVAGEWLARIRAGETPGCLPVGQALVFAALGLSERDAFAVHQYGVAGMMTNASLRMMKLHYLDVQALLFEVNADAEAAYARVVDHSLEDMAAFAPVFDVLASLHVGAHVRMFMN is encoded by the coding sequence ATGCGGGTCTTGCAATTCGGCGATTCGCTGCTGCCGGTCGGGGCCTTCTCATTTTCGAACGGGCTGGAGTCGGCCGTGCAGCTCGGCGTCGTTCGCGACCTGGACTCGCTGCGCGAGTTCGTGAAGGCGGCCGTCGAGCAGGCGGCGACGTCCGACGGGGTCGCGGTCCTCTCGGCGTTCCGCGCCGCGGCGGCCGGCGACGTGGAAGGGATCGATCGGGCCGACCACGCCGTCTTCGACCGCAAGCTGAACGAGGAGATGCGGACGATGACGGTGCGGATGGGCCGCAAGCTGGCCGAGATGGCCGACCGCGTGCTCGGCCCGTCGGTCGCCGGGGAATGGCTCGCCCGGATCCGCGCGGGGGAGACTCCCGGCTGCCTGCCGGTCGGCCAGGCCCTGGTCTTCGCCGCGCTGGGGCTCTCGGAGCGAGACGCCTTCGCCGTCCACCAGTACGGCGTGGCCGGCATGATGACCAACGCCTCGCTCCGGATGATGAAGCTCCATTACCTGGACGTCCAGGCGCTCCTGTTCGAAGTCAACGCCGACGCCGAGGCGGCCTACGCCCGCGTCGTCGACCACTCGCTCGAGGACATGGCGGCCTTCGCCCCGGTCTTCGACGTCCTGGCGTCGCTCCACGTCGGCGCCCACGTCCGTATGTTCATGAATTGA
- a CDS encoding cupin domain-containing protein, with protein MSNVPRRDFLAGVGLAAAVAAAAKTAEAGDPSFMNNAPDDVLSGKELPTFKFELEKSQGKVIGGSSGKEATVEQLPISKGIAGVSMRLEPGAMRELHWHATAAEWAFVVEGRVRTTVIDPDGGAETNDFEPGDVWYFPRGHGHVLECLGDAPCHFVLIFDNGYFSEFGTFSITDWIGHAPKALLAKNFGLPESAFEGFPTEEVYFARGARPPETPAEPLQGWKPPALTHKYELLKRPPHRVFPGGREWRVDSTSFPISKTVAAVVLDLEPGGLRELHWHPTADEWQYVVDGDVSVTMFGSHGRFRTERLAQGDVGYIPQGYGHSIENVGDGPSRVLIGFNTGVYATIDLSQWIAGNPTDVLATNFGKPASLFEKFPRKDVFIAPPGAVEE; from the coding sequence ATGTCGAACGTACCGAGGCGGGATTTCCTGGCGGGCGTGGGGCTCGCCGCGGCGGTCGCGGCGGCGGCGAAGACGGCCGAGGCCGGCGATCCCAGCTTCATGAACAACGCCCCCGACGACGTCCTCTCCGGCAAGGAGCTGCCGACTTTCAAATTCGAGCTGGAGAAGTCCCAGGGCAAGGTGATCGGCGGCAGCTCCGGAAAGGAGGCGACCGTCGAGCAGCTCCCCATCTCGAAGGGGATCGCCGGCGTCTCGATGCGCCTGGAGCCCGGCGCGATGCGCGAGCTGCACTGGCACGCCACCGCCGCCGAGTGGGCCTTCGTCGTCGAAGGCCGCGTCCGAACCACCGTGATCGACCCGGACGGCGGGGCCGAGACGAACGACTTCGAGCCGGGTGACGTCTGGTACTTCCCCCGCGGGCACGGTCACGTCCTCGAATGCCTGGGCGACGCCCCCTGCCACTTCGTCCTGATCTTCGACAACGGCTACTTCTCGGAGTTCGGCACCTTCAGCATCACCGACTGGATCGGCCACGCCCCCAAGGCGCTCCTCGCCAAGAACTTCGGCCTGCCGGAGTCGGCCTTCGAGGGCTTCCCCACGGAGGAGGTCTATTTCGCCCGCGGCGCGAGGCCTCCGGAGACGCCCGCGGAGCCGCTCCAGGGCTGGAAGCCGCCGGCCCTCACGCACAAGTACGAGTTGCTCAAGCGGCCCCCGCACCGCGTCTTCCCGGGCGGCCGGGAGTGGCGGGTGGATTCGACGTCGTTCCCGATCTCGAAGACCGTCGCGGCCGTCGTGCTGGACCTCGAGCCGGGGGGCCTGCGCGAGCTGCACTGGCACCCCACGGCCGACGAGTGGCAGTACGTCGTCGACGGCGACGTGAGCGTGACGATGTTCGGCTCCCACGGCCGGTTCCGGACCGAGCGGCTGGCGCAGGGGGACGTCGGCTACATCCCCCAGGGGTACGGCCACTCGATCGAGAACGTCGGCGACGGGCCGAGCCGGGTCCTGATCGGGTTCAACACGGGCGTCTACGCGACGATCGACCTCTCGCAGTGGATCGCCGGAAACCCGACCGACGTGCTGGCGACGAACTTCGGCAAGCCGGCCTCTCTGTTCGAGAAGTTCCCGCGCAAGGACGTCTTCATCGCTCCCCCGGGCGCGGTCGAGGAGTGA
- a CDS encoding aminopeptidase — protein MPDPRWETLADILIDHSVRLKAGETLLIECFDLEDSTLPRLLIRKAAERGGIALVETRDARLVREMVLRGSAEAIETWGRIDRARMDKVQAYLGLRGARNISEMSDVPPERLDAYNALYQKPVHFERRVTHTRWCVLRLPNAGMAQQAGMSTEAFEDFYFNVCTLDYAKMAKGLQPLVDRMDRAREVRITGPETDLRFSIAGVPVVPCSGNMNIPDGEVFTAPVRDSIEGHIRFNTPTIYQGASFDGVRLEFHKGKIVKAECAGGDDEKLQRILDADDGARYTGEWSIGCNPRILTPMRDILFDEKIAGSFHLTPGNAYDEADNGNRSKIHWDLVQIQRPEYGGGVIAFDGVPIRVDGKFVVDDLMPLDAP, from the coding sequence ATGCCCGACCCGCGATGGGAAACCCTGGCCGACATCCTCATCGACCACTCCGTCCGCCTGAAGGCCGGCGAGACCCTCCTGATCGAATGCTTCGACCTTGAGGACTCCACGCTCCCCCGCCTTCTGATCCGAAAAGCCGCCGAGCGCGGCGGAATCGCCCTGGTCGAGACTCGCGACGCGCGGCTCGTCCGGGAGATGGTCCTGCGTGGCTCGGCCGAGGCGATCGAGACCTGGGGGCGGATCGACCGCGCGCGGATGGACAAGGTCCAGGCGTACCTGGGCCTCCGGGGCGCCCGCAACATCAGCGAGATGAGTGACGTCCCCCCGGAGCGGCTTGACGCCTACAACGCCCTCTACCAGAAGCCCGTCCATTTCGAGCGCCGGGTGACTCATACCAGGTGGTGCGTCCTCCGTCTCCCCAACGCCGGCATGGCCCAGCAGGCCGGGATGAGCACCGAAGCGTTCGAGGACTTCTACTTCAACGTCTGCACGCTCGACTACGCGAAGATGGCCAAGGGCCTGCAACCGCTGGTCGACCGCATGGACAGGGCCCGCGAGGTCCGCATCACCGGCCCGGAGACCGACCTGCGGTTCTCGATCGCCGGCGTCCCGGTGGTCCCTTGCTCGGGAAACATGAACATCCCCGACGGCGAGGTCTTCACCGCCCCGGTCCGCGACTCGATCGAGGGCCACATCCGGTTCAACACGCCGACGATCTATCAGGGCGCCTCGTTCGACGGCGTCCGGCTGGAGTTCCACAAGGGGAAGATCGTCAAGGCCGAATGCGCCGGGGGGGACGACGAGAAGCTCCAGCGGATTCTCGACGCCGACGACGGGGCCCGCTACACGGGCGAATGGTCGATCGGCTGCAACCCCCGCATCCTCACCCCGATGCGCGACATCCTCTTCGATGAGAAAATCGCCGGCAGCTTCCACCTCACGCCCGGCAACGCCTACGACGAGGCCGACAACGGCAACCGCTCCAAGATCCACTGGGACCTCGTCCAGATCCAGCGCCCCGAATACGGCGGCGGCGTCATCGCCTTCGACGGCGTCCCCATCCGCGTCGACGGCAAGTTCGTCGTCGACGACCTGATGCCGCTGGACGCCCCCTGA
- a CDS encoding urease subunit alpha, producing the protein MSKITRKQYADLFGPTVGDKLRLGNTDLYVEIEKDLRVYGDELVCGGGKTLRDGMGSDNISTQEGGCLDLVITNVTILDPILGVIKADVGIRNGRIVGVGKAGNPMTMDGVTPGLTTGTSTDAITGEHLILTAAGMDTHVHYICPQQVWHALSNGVTTLWGGGIGPTDGTNGVTSTNGPWNLEMMLRAAEAFPINWGFQGKGNASSAAPLIEQLRAGAAGFKIHEDYGTTPAAIRSCLSVADDYDVSVAVHTDTLNESGYVEDSIAAFDGRTIHTYHSEGAGGGHAPDLLKVVGQPNVLPSSTNPTLPCGVNSVAELFDMIMVCHNLNPRIPSDVAFAESRVRAETIVAESVLHDMGAISMIGSDSQAMGRIGENFLRAFQTADMMKKARGPLPEDAPGNDNFRVLRYLAKITINPCITAGIEQHLGSIAPGKMADLVLWEPAFFGAKPKMVLKGGLIAWANMGDPNASLPTPQPMIYRPMFAAFGSAMAKTCVSFVSRAAYDLNVKAKYGLERAVEPVSRTRVLTKHHMVRNDYLPKIEVDPQTFAVKVDGVHATVEPPKSIALNQLYFFC; encoded by the coding sequence ATGTCCAAGATCACGCGCAAGCAATACGCGGACCTGTTCGGGCCGACCGTCGGCGACAAGCTCCGCCTGGGGAACACGGATCTCTACGTGGAGATCGAGAAGGACCTCCGGGTCTACGGGGACGAGCTGGTCTGCGGCGGCGGCAAGACGCTCCGCGACGGCATGGGGTCGGACAACATCTCCACCCAGGAGGGGGGCTGCCTCGACCTGGTGATCACCAACGTCACCATCCTGGACCCGATCCTGGGGGTGATCAAGGCCGACGTCGGGATCCGCAACGGCCGGATCGTCGGGGTCGGCAAGGCGGGCAACCCGATGACCATGGACGGGGTCACGCCCGGCCTGACCACCGGGACCTCGACCGACGCCATCACCGGCGAGCACCTGATCCTGACCGCCGCCGGGATGGACACGCACGTCCATTACATCTGCCCGCAGCAGGTCTGGCACGCGCTCTCCAACGGCGTCACGACCCTCTGGGGGGGCGGCATCGGGCCGACCGACGGTACCAACGGCGTGACCTCGACCAACGGCCCCTGGAACCTGGAGATGATGCTCCGGGCCGCCGAGGCCTTCCCGATCAACTGGGGCTTCCAGGGCAAGGGGAACGCCAGCTCCGCGGCGCCCCTGATCGAACAGCTCCGCGCCGGGGCCGCCGGGTTCAAGATCCACGAGGACTACGGCACCACCCCCGCCGCGATCCGGAGCTGCCTCTCGGTCGCCGACGACTACGACGTGAGCGTCGCCGTGCACACCGACACGCTCAACGAGTCGGGCTACGTGGAGGACTCGATCGCGGCCTTCGACGGCCGGACGATCCACACGTACCACTCCGAAGGGGCCGGCGGCGGCCACGCGCCCGACCTGCTGAAGGTCGTCGGCCAACCCAACGTCCTGCCCAGCTCGACCAACCCGACGCTCCCCTGCGGCGTCAACTCGGTGGCCGAGCTGTTCGACATGATCATGGTCTGCCACAACCTCAACCCGAGGATCCCCTCCGACGTGGCCTTCGCCGAGAGCCGCGTCCGGGCCGAGACGATCGTCGCCGAGAGCGTCCTGCACGACATGGGCGCGATCTCGATGATCGGCAGCGACTCGCAGGCTATGGGCCGCATCGGCGAGAACTTCCTGCGGGCGTTCCAGACGGCCGACATGATGAAGAAGGCCCGCGGTCCGCTCCCCGAGGACGCCCCCGGCAACGACAACTTCCGCGTCCTCCGCTACCTGGCCAAGATCACGATCAATCCCTGCATCACCGCCGGGATCGAGCAGCACCTGGGCTCGATCGCGCCCGGCAAGATGGCCGACCTCGTCCTCTGGGAGCCGGCGTTCTTCGGGGCGAAGCCGAAGATGGTCCTCAAGGGGGGGCTGATCGCCTGGGCCAACATGGGCGACCCCAACGCCTCTTTGCCGACCCCCCAGCCGATGATCTACCGGCCGATGTTCGCCGCCTTCGGCTCGGCGATGGCGAAGACCTGCGTCTCCTTCGTCTCCCGCGCCGCGTACGATCTGAACGTGAAGGCGAAGTACGGCCTGGAGCGGGCCGTCGAGCCGGTCTCGCGGACCCGCGTGCTGACCAAGCACCACATGGTCCGCAACGACTATCTCCCCAAGATCGAGGTCGACCCCCAGACCTTCGCGGTCAAGGTCGACGGCGTCCACGCGACCGTCGAGCCGCCGAAGTCGATCGCGCTCAACCAGCTCTACTTCTTCTGCTGA
- a CDS encoding SDR family NAD(P)-dependent oxidoreductase, with product MNLFDLTGNTAIVTGGNGGIGLGMALGLAEAGASVAVVGRNPEKTRAAAETIEQKTGAKALAIVADLSKPEEVERAVAEAGDHFGRIDALFNNAGINIRKAPQDFTLDEWNQVMNANVTSAFLASKAVYPWMKRQGGGKIVNTGSMTSVFGSSFAAAYATSKGAIVQLTKSLALAWAADQIQVNAILPGWFDTEMTFAAREQIPGLHERVLSRIAVGRWAKPDDMAGAAVFLASRASDYITGVALPVDGGYLATL from the coding sequence TTGAATCTCTTCGATCTGACGGGGAACACGGCGATCGTGACCGGCGGCAACGGCGGCATCGGCCTGGGCATGGCCCTGGGCCTGGCCGAGGCCGGCGCCTCGGTCGCCGTGGTGGGACGGAACCCCGAGAAGACCCGGGCCGCAGCCGAGACCATCGAACAGAAGACCGGGGCGAAGGCGCTTGCGATCGTCGCCGATCTCAGCAAGCCCGAGGAGGTCGAGCGGGCCGTCGCCGAGGCCGGCGACCACTTCGGCCGCATCGACGCCCTGTTCAACAACGCCGGGATCAACATCCGCAAGGCCCCCCAGGACTTCACGCTCGACGAATGGAATCAGGTGATGAACGCCAACGTCACCTCCGCGTTCCTGGCCTCGAAGGCGGTCTACCCCTGGATGAAGCGGCAAGGGGGGGGCAAGATCGTCAACACCGGCAGCATGACGTCGGTCTTCGGCTCCTCGTTCGCCGCGGCCTACGCCACCTCGAAGGGGGCGATCGTCCAGCTCACCAAGAGCCTGGCGCTGGCCTGGGCGGCCGATCAGATCCAGGTCAACGCCATCCTCCCCGGCTGGTTCGACACCGAGATGACCTTCGCCGCCCGCGAGCAGATCCCCGGCCTCCACGAGCGCGTCCTGTCGCGGATCGCGGTCGGCCGCTGGGCCAAGCCCGACGACATGGCCGGCGCGGCGGTCTTCCTCGCCAGCCGGGCGAGCGACTACATCACCGGCGTCGCCCTCCCGGTCGACGGCGGCTACCTCGCGACCCTGTAA
- a CDS encoding urease accessory protein UreD, whose translation MNVTPTPPELAPYLDEPAQLRSGGFGKNALLRLRFERRGGRSILAFMERRAPLLVQKALYCDEGMPDLPVVFIISNAGGILQGDRYTMDFAVGPGACGHVTTQAATKIHEMDANHALQTQELTLDEGSYLEYIPEAAIPFAHSRFLTRTKVRIAPSATLLYAETLMGGRKYYRDGERYRFDLFSSTVAAERPTGESLFVEKFRVEPARSPVFRPGVMDDFDVFGNVLLLTPPAIADAVAARAVSAWNKAEGWAAGVGRLPNGAGLVYKVVGKETSLVRARIREFWSIVRPEVAGRPVPPEFAWR comes from the coding sequence GTGAACGTCACCCCCACGCCCCCCGAACTCGCCCCATACCTGGACGAGCCCGCGCAGCTCCGCAGCGGCGGGTTCGGCAAGAACGCCCTGCTGCGGCTCCGGTTCGAACGTCGCGGCGGGCGCTCGATCCTGGCGTTCATGGAGCGTCGCGCCCCGCTCCTGGTGCAGAAGGCCCTCTACTGCGACGAGGGGATGCCCGACCTCCCGGTCGTGTTCATCATCTCGAACGCCGGGGGGATCCTCCAGGGCGACCGCTACACGATGGACTTCGCCGTCGGCCCCGGGGCGTGCGGCCACGTCACGACCCAGGCCGCGACCAAGATCCACGAGATGGACGCGAACCACGCCCTCCAGACCCAGGAGCTGACGCTCGACGAGGGGTCGTACCTGGAATACATCCCCGAAGCGGCCATCCCGTTCGCCCACTCGCGATTCCTGACCCGGACGAAGGTGCGGATCGCCCCGTCGGCGACGCTCCTCTACGCCGAGACCCTCATGGGCGGGCGCAAGTACTATCGCGACGGCGAGCGGTATCGGTTCGACCTCTTCTCCTCGACCGTCGCCGCCGAGCGGCCGACCGGGGAGAGCCTGTTCGTCGAGAAGTTCCGCGTCGAACCCGCCCGTTCGCCCGTGTTCCGGCCGGGCGTGATGGACGACTTCGACGTCTTCGGGAACGTCCTGCTGCTGACCCCCCCCGCGATCGCCGACGCCGTCGCGGCCCGGGCGGTCTCGGCCTGGAACAAGGCCGAAGGCTGGGCCGCCGGCGTCGGTCGGCTGCCGAACGGGGCGGGGCTGGTCTACAAGGTCGTCGGCAAGGAGACGAGCCTGGTCCGCGCCCGAATCCGCGAGTTCTGGTCCATCGTCCGTCCCGAGGTCGCCGGCCGCCCCGTCCCCCCGGAATTCGCCTGGCGCTAG